One Oncorhynchus keta strain PuntledgeMale-10-30-2019 chromosome 22, Oket_V2, whole genome shotgun sequence DNA window includes the following coding sequences:
- the LOC118401036 gene encoding CCR4-NOT transcription complex subunit 1 isoform X6: MNLDSLSLALSQISYLVDNLTKKNYRASQQEIQHIVNRHGPEADRHLLRCLFSHVDFSGDGKSSGKDFHQFLIQECVSLISKPNFISTLCYAIDNPLHYQKSLKPSAHLFTQLSKVLKLSKVQEVIFGLALLNSCNADLRGFAAQFVKQKLPDLLRSYVDADLGVNQEGGFQDIAIEVLHLLLSHLLFGQKGASGVGQEQIDAFLKTLCRDFPQARCPVVLAPLLYPEKRDILMDRILPDSGELAKTMMESSLAEFMQEVGYGFCASLDECRNIILQYGVREVTASQVARVLGMMARTHSGLSDGIPLQSISAPGSGIWSDGKDKSDGSQAHTWNVEVLIDVVKEVNPNLNFKEVTYELDHPGFMIRDSKGLQMVVYGIQRGLGMEVFPVDLIYRPWKHAEGQLSFIQHSLMSPDVFCFADYPCHTVAIDILKAPPEDDNREIATWKSLDLVESLLRLSEVGQYEQVKQLFSFPIKHCPDMLVLALLQISTSWHTLRHELISTLMPIFLGNHPNSAIILHYAWHGQGQSPSIRQLIMHSMAEWYMRGEQYDQAKLSRILDVAQDLKSLSMLLNGTPFAFVIDLAALASRREYLKLDKWLTDKIREHGVGGEPFIQACVTFLKRRCPSIMGGLAPEKDQPKSAQLPPETMATMLGCLQSCAGSVSQELSETILTMVANCSNVMNKARQPPPGVMPKGRAPSTSSLDAISPVQMDPLTAMGSLNLSSSATSHTQSMQGFPTPLGSAFSNPQSPAKAFPPLSNPNPSTPFGGIGSLSSQLGNTGPLGSGIGSGLGMPAVSSDPFGTRKMSTPGLNPTTFQQSKMKASDLSQVWPEANQHFSKEIDDEANSYFQRIYNHPPHPTMSVDEVLEMLQRFKDSTIKREREVFNCMLRNLFEEYRFFPQYPDKELHITACLFGGIIEKGLVTYMALGLALRYVLEALRKPFGSKMYYFGIAALDRFKNRLKDYPQYCQHLASIGHFLQFPLHLQECVQYIEYGQQSRDPPVKMQGSITTPGSLALAQAQAQSQPPKAPQPGQPSTLVTTATATTTVAKTTTITRPTPGSFKKDVPPSINTTNIDTLLVATDQTERIVEPPENVQEKIAFIFNNLSQSNMTQKVEELKETVKEEFMPWVSQYLVMKRVSIEPNFHSLYSNFLDTLKNPEFVKMVLNETYRNIKVLLTSDKAAANFSDRSLLKNLGHWLGMITLAKNKPILYTDLEVKSLLLEAYVKGQQELLYVVPFVAKVLESSLRSVIFRPQNPWTMAIMNVLAELHTEHDLKLNLKFEIEVLCKNLSLDINDLKPGTLLKDKDKLKTLEEQLSAPKKEAKPPEEMIPIVSTGIQHFQTGMPLVGDFLPFAAAPSTPAPTTTCSATGPPTPQFSYHDINVYALAGLAPHINININIPLLQAHPQLKQCVRQSIERAVQELVHPVVDRSIKIAMTTCEQIVRKDFALDSEESRMRVAAHHMMRNLTAGMAMITCREPLLMSIATNLKNSFAAALRAPTPQQREMMEEAAARVAQDNCELACCFIQKTAVEKAGPEMDKRLATEFELRKHARQEGRRYCDPVVLTYQAERMPEQIRLKVGGVDPKQLAVYEEFARNVPGFLPSNDLSQPTGFLAQPMKQQAWATDDVAQIYDKCMADLEQHLHAIPPALSMNPQTQALRSLLEAVALARNSRDGIAALGLLQKAVEGLLDATSGADADLLLRYRECHLLVLKALQDGRAYGPLWCNKQITRCLIECRDEYKYNVEAVELLIRNHLVNMQQYDLHLAQSMENGLHYMAVAFAMQLVKLLLVDERSVSHITEADLFHTIETLMRTSAHSRANAPEGLPQLMDVVRSNYEAMIDRAHGGPNFMMHSGISQASEYDDPPGLREKAEYLLREWVNLYHSAAAGRDSTKAFSAFVGQMHQQGILKTDDLITRFFRLCTEMCVEISYRAQAEQQHNPAASAAIIRAKCYHNLDAFVRLIALLVKHSGEATNTVTKINLLNKVLGIVVGVLIQDHDVRQTEFQQLPYHRIFIMLLLELNAPEHVLETINFQTLTAFCNTFHILRPTKAPGFVYAWLELISHRIFIARMLAHTPQQKGWPMYAQLLIDLFKYLAPFLRNVELNKPMQILYKGTLRVLLVLLHDFPEFLCDYHYGFCDVIPPNCIQLRNLILSAFPRNMRLPDPFTPNLKVDMLSEINIAPRILTNFTGVMPSQFKKDLDSYLKTRSPVTFLSELRSNLQVGGATLGPWKYLQHNDTSLEQVSNEPGNRYNIQLINALVLYVGTQAIAHIHNKGSTPSMSTITHSAHMDIFQNLAVDLDTEGRYLFLNAIANQLRYPNSHTHYFSCTMLYLFAEANTEAIQEQITRVLLERLIVNRPHPWGLLITFIELIKNPAFKFWSHDFVHCAPEIEKLFQSVAQCCMGQKQAQQVMEGTGAS; the protein is encoded by the exons ATGAATCTTGACTCGCTCTCGCTGGCTTTGTCTCAAATCAGCTACCTGGTGGACAATTTAACAAAGAAAAACTACAGAGCCAGCCAGCAGGAAATACAGCAT ATTGTGAATCGTCACGGCCCTGAGGCGGACAGGCATTTATTACGCTGTCTCTTCTCCCATGTGGATTTCAGTGGTGATGGTAAAAGCAGTGGCAAAGATTTTCATCAG TTTCTGATCCAGGAGTGTGTTTCACTGATTTCAAAGCCTAATTTTATTTCAACACTTTGCTACGCCATCGACAATCCTTTGCACTACCAGAAG AGTTTGAAGCCGTCGGCCCACTTGTTCACTCAGTTGAGTAAAGTTCTCAAGCTAAGCAAGGTTCAAGAA GTGATATTTGGCCTTGCTTTGCTCAATTCGTGCAACGCAGACCTTCGTGGTTTTG CCGCGCAGTTCGTCAAACAAAAGCTCCCTGATCTCCTCCGCTCGTACGTGGACGCTGACCTTGGCGTTAACCAGGAAGGTGGCTTCCAAGATATTGCCATAGAGGTACTGCACCTGCTCCTCTCCCATCTTCTGTTTGGCCAGAAGGGAGCCAGTGGCGTCGGACAAGAGCAGATTGACGCTTTCCTCAAGACACTGTGCAGAG attTCCCGCAGGCGCGCTGCCCTGTGGTGCTTGCACCGCTGCTGTACCCTGAAAAACGGGACATTCTGATGGACAGGATTCTGCCAGACTCGGGAGAGTTAGCCAAGACCATGATGGAGAGTTCTCTTGCAGAGTTCATGCAGGAAGTTGGCTATGGCTTTTGTGCAAG CCTTGATGAATGCCGCAACATAATTCTACAGTATGGGGTACGAGAGGTTACTGCCAGCCAGGTGGCCAGGGTCCTGGGGATGATGGCTCGTACCCACTCTGGCTTGTCTGATGGAATCCCCCTACAG TCCATCTCTGCTCCCGGCAGTGGCATTTGGAGTGATGGAAAGGACAAAAGTGATGGTTCTCAGGCCCACACTTGGAATGTAGAAGTTCTGATTGACGTGGTCAAAGAAGTT AACCCCAATCTGAACTTCAAAGAGGTGACCTACGAGCTCGATCACCCTGGCTTTATGATCCGGGACAGTAAGGGTCTTCAGATGGTGGTGTATGGGATCCAGAGGGGCCTGGGTATGGAAGTGTTCCCTGTCGACCTCATCTACCGGCCCTGGAAGCATGCTGAGGGACAG CTGTCATTCATTCAGCACTCCCTCATGAGCCCAGATGTGTTCTGCTTCGCTGACTACCCCTGCCACACCGTAGCCATCGACATACTGAAGGCGCCACCCGAGGACGATAACAGGGAGATAGCCACCTG GAAGAGCCTGGACCTGGTGGAGAGCCTCCTGCGCCTCTCTGAGGTGGGCCAGTACGAGCAGGTGAAGCAGCTCTTCAGTTTCCCCATCAAACACTGTCCTGACATGCTGGTGCTGGCGCTGCTGCAGATCAGCACCTCCTGGCACACCCTGCGCCACGAGCTCATCTCCACCCTCATGCCCATCTTCCTGGGCAACCACCCCAACTCCGCCATCATCTTGCACTACGCGTGGCACGGACAGGGCCAGTCCCCCTCTATCCGCCAGCTGATCATGCACTCGATGGCAGAGTGGTACATGAGAGGAGAGCAGTACGACCAGGCCAAGCTGTCCCGCATCCTGGATGTGGCCCAGGACTTGAAG tctctttcaATGCTGCTAAATGGTACTCCATTTGCCTTTGTTATTGACCTTGCTGCACTTGCCTCTCGCCGTGAATACCTCAAACTTGACAAATGGCTGACTGACAAAATCCGAGAGCACGGGGTGGGTGGC GAGCCCTTCATCCAGGCATGTGTAACGTTCCTGAAGAGGCGCTGTCCCTCTATTATGGGTGGTCTGGCCCCAGAGAAGGACCAGCCCAAAAGCGCCCAGCTCCCCCCGGAAACGATGGCTACCATGCTGGGCTGTCTGCAGTCCTGTGCCGG GAGTGTGTCTCAAGAGCTCTCTGAGACTATCTTGACCATGGTTGCCAACTGTAGCAACGTCATGAACAAAGCCCGCCAGCCACCACCGGGGGTCATGCCAAAGGGACGTGCTCCCAGCACCAGCAGCCTAGACGCCATTTCCCCTGTGCAG ATGGATCCCCTGACAGCCATGGGTTCACTGAACCTGAGcagctctgccacctctcacaCACAGAGCATGCAGGGCTTCCCTACCCCGCTGGGCTCTGCCTTCAGCAACCCCCAGTCCCCAGCTAAGGCCTTCCCTCCACTgtccaaccccaaccccagcacACCGTTTGGGGGGATTGGAAGCCTCTCTTCACAGCTAGGTAACACAG GTCCGCTGGGATCAGGCATTGGTTCTGGTCTTGGAATGCCAGCGGTGAGCAGCGATCCGTTTGGGACGAGGAAGATGAGCACACCGGGCCTGAATCCGACCACCTTTCAGCAGAGTAAGATGAAGGCCT CTGACTTATCTCAGGTGTGGCCCGAGGCTAACCAGCACTTTAGTAAGGAGATTGACGATGAGGCTAACAGTTACTTCCAGCGCATCTACAACCACCCTCCGCACCCCACCATGTCTGTGGATGAG GTGCTGGAGATGTTGCAGAGGTTCAAGGACTCCACCATCAAGCGAGAGCGGGAGGTCTTTAACTGTATGCTGAGGAACTTGTTTGAGGAGTACCGCTTCTTCCCCCAGTACCCCGACAAGGAGCTGCACATCACCGCCTGCCTGTTCGGGGGGATCATCGAGAAGGGTCTTGTCACCTACATGGCCCTTGGACTGGCCCTCAGATATGTCCTTGAAGCCTTAAGGAAGCCATTTGGATCCAAAATGTATTACTTTGGAATCGCTGCTCTAGATAGATTCAAAAATAG gctgaAGGACTATCCCCAATATTGTCAGCACTTGGCCTCGATCGGCCACTTTCTGCAATTCCCCCTTCATTTGCAAGAG TGCGTGCAGTATATCGAGTATGGCCAACAGTCACGGGATCCTCCAGTGAAGATGCAAGGATCCATCACCACCCCTGGAAGCCTGGCGTTGGCTCAAGCTCAGGCCCAGTCTCAGCCTCCCAAAGCCCCCCAGCCTGGACAGCCCAGCACCCTGGTCACCACAGCTACCGCCACCACCACTGTCGCCAAAACCACTACCATCACCCGACCTACCCCTGGCAGCTTCAAGAAGGATGTGCCG CCTTCCATCAACACCACAAACATTGACACTCTGCTAGTAGCAACAGACCAAACTGAGAGGATTGTGGAACCCCCAGAGAATGTTCAAGAGAAAATTGCTTTCATCTTCAATAACCTGTCACAATCCAACATGACACAGAAG GTCGAGGAGTTAAAGGAAACTGTGAAAGAGGAGTTTATGCCCTGGGTTTCCCAGTATCTTGTCATGAAAAGGGTCAGCATCGAGCCCAACTTCCACAGCCTATATTCCAACTTTCTAGACACCCTGAAGAACCCCGAGTTTGTCAAAATGGTCCTGAATGAAACTTACAGAAACATCAAG GTTCTCCTTACCTCTGATAAGGCAGCTGCAAACTTCTCTGATCGATCCCTACTGAAGAACTTGGGCCACTGGCTTGGCATGATCACTCTGGCTAAAAACAAGCCCATCCTGTACACG GATTTGGAGGTGAAATCCCTCTTGTTGGAAGCCTATGTCAAGGGGCAGCAGGAGCTACTCTATGTGGTCCCGTTTGTGGCCAAAGTCCTGGAATCCAGTTTGCGTAGTGTG ATCTTCCGACCTCAGAATCCCTGGACCATGGCCATCATGAATGTTCTGGCAGAGTTGCATACGGAACATGATCTAAAG CTGAACTTAAAGTTTGAGATTGAGGTGCTGTGTAAGAACTTATCACTGGACATCAACGACCTGAAGCCTGGCACCCTGCTGAAAGACAAAGACAAGTTGAAGACTCTGGAGGAGCAGCTCTCTGCACCAAAGAAAGAGGCCAAGCCCCCTGAAGAAATGATCCCTATTGTTAGCACAGGTATCCAGCACTTTCAAACTGGGATGCCCCTTGTCG GAGACTTTCTTCCATTTGCAGCTGCACCATCCACTCCCGCCCCAACCACCACTTGCTCAGCTACTGGGCCCCCTACCCCGCAGTTTAGCTATCATGACATCAATGTGTACGCCCTTGCAGGGCTAGCCCCTCACATCAATATCAACATCAAC ATCCCCTTGCTTCAAGCCCACCCTCAGCTCAAGCAGTGTGTGAGACAGTCCATTGAGCGGGCTGTGCAAGAGCTTGTCCACCCCGTAGTGGACCGCTCCATCAAGATTGCCATGACCACCTGCGAGCAGATCGTCAGGAAGGACTTTGCTCTGGACTCGGAGGAGTCGCGCATGCGTGTGGCAGCTCATCATATGATGCGCAACTTGACCGCCGGCATGGCCATGATCACCTGCCGGGAGCCCCTGCTCATGAGCATCGCCACCAACCTGAAGAACAGCTTTGCCGCTGCCCTCAGG GCCCCCACCCCCcagcagagagagatgatggaggaaGCTGCTGCCAGGGTTGCCCAGGACAACTGTGAGCTGGCCTGCTGCTTCATCCAGAAGACTGCAGTGGAGAAGGCTGGCCCAGAGATGGACAAGAGGCTGGCGACG GAGTTTGAGCTGAGGAAGCATGCCCGTCAGGAGGGCCGTCGCTACTGTGACCCCGTTGTGCTGACCTACCAGGCTGAGCGCATGCCAGAGCAGATCAGACTCAAG GTTGGAGGCGTAGACCCCAAACAGCTGGCGGTGTATGAGGAGTTTGCCCGGAATGTTCCAGGCTTCCTACCCAGCAACGACCTGTCTCAGCCCACAGGATTCCTTGCCCAGCCCATGAAG caacaggcaTGGGCCACGGACGACGTGGCTCAGATCTATGACAAGTGCATGGCAGACCTGGAGCAGCACCTCCACGCCATCCCTCCAGCGCTGTCCATGAACCCTCAGACCCAGGCTTTGCGCAGCCTACTGGAGGCTGTGGCCCTAGCCAGGAACTCCCGGGATGGCATTGCCGCTCTGGGCCTGCTGCAGAAG GCTGTGGAGGGTCTGCTGGATGCTACCAGTGGTGCCGATGCCGACTTGCTTCTGCGGTACAGAGAGTGCCACCTGCTGGTGCTCAAAGCCCTCCAGGACGGCCGGGCATACGGGCCACTGTGGTGCAACAAGCAGATTACCAG GTGCCTGATTGAGTGCCGTGATGAGTACAAGTACAACGTGGAGGCTGTGGAGCTGCTGATCAGAAACCACCTGGTCAACATGCAGCAGTACGACCTGCACCTGGCACAG TCTATGGAGAATGGGCTGCACTACATGGCGGTGGCGTTTGCCATGCAGCTGGTGAAGCTGCTGTTGGTGGATGAGCGCAGTGTGAGCCACATTACCGAGGCAGACTTGTTCCACACTATCGAGACTCTGATGCGAACCAGCGCCCACTCCAGGGCCAACGCACCTGAGGG GCTTCCTCAGCTGATGGACGTGGTCCGTTCCAACTACGAGGCCATGATCGACCGGGCCCACGGAGGACCCAACTTTATGATGCACTCTGGCATCTCCCAGGCATCCGAGTACGACGACCCACCGGGCCTGAGGGAGAAGGCTGAGTACCTGCTGAGGGAATGGGTCAACCTGTACCACTCTGCAGCTGCCGGCCGGGACAGTACCAAGGCCTTCTCTGCCTTTGTGGGCCAG ATGCACCAGCAGGGCATTCTGAAGACCGATGACCTGATCACTCGTTTCTTCCGGCTGTGCACGGAGATGTGTGTGGAGATTAGCTACCGCGCCcaggccgagcagcagcacaacccCGCGGCCAGCGCCGCCATCATCAGAGCCAAGTGTTACCATAACCTGGATGCCTTTGTGCGCCTCATCGCCCTGCTGGTCAAGCACTCCGGAGAGGCCACCAACACTGTCACCAAGATCAACCTGCTCAACAAG GTTCTAGGTATTGTGGTTGGAGTGTTGATCCAGGACCATGATGTGAGGCAGACTGAGTTCCAGCAGTTGCCTTACCACCGCATCTTCATCATGCTGTTGCTCGAGCTCAATGCCCCCGAGCACGTGCTGGAGACCATCAACTTCCAGACCCTCACCGCCTTCTG CAACACTTTCCACATCCTGAGGCCTACCAAAGCCCCTGGCTTTGTTTACGCTTGGCTGGAGTTGATCTCTCACCGTATCTTCATCGCCAGGATGCTGGCGCACACCCCACAGCAGAAG GGTTGGCCCATGTATGCCCAACTTCTCATTGATCTGTTCAAGTACCTGGCGCCCTTCCTGAGGAATGTTGAGCTTAACAAACCTATGCAAATCCTCTACAAG GGTACCCTGCGTGTCCTTCTGGTCCTACTGCATGACTTCCCAGAGTTCCTGTGTGACTACCACTACGGCTTCTGCGACGTCATCCCACCCAACTGCATCCAGCTCCGCAACCTGATTCTGAGTGCCTTCCCACGCAACATGAGGCTTCCAGACCCCTTCACTCCCAATCTGAAG GTTGACATGCTCAGCGAGATCAACATTGCGCCGCGCATCCTCACAAACTTCACCGGAGTGATGCCCTCTCAGTTCAAGAAGGATCTGGACTCGTACCTGAAGACGCGCTCCCCCGTCACCTTCCTCTCTGAGCTCCGCAGCAATCTGCAGGTAGGGGGCGCCACTCTGGGTCCCTGGAAGTATTTGCAGCACAACGACACATCTTTAGAACAG GTGTCAAATGAGCCAGGCAACCGTTACAACATCCAGCTGATCAACGCTCTGGTGCTGTATGTGGGAACCCAGGCCATCGCACACATCCACAACAAGGGCAGCACCCCCTCCATGAGCACCATCACTCACTCAGCCCACATGGACATCTTCCAGAACCTGGCTGTGGACCTGGACACTGAGG GGCGTTATCTCTTCCTGAATGCCATTGCCAATCAGCTGCGCTACCCAAACAGCCACACCCATTACTTCAGCTGCACCATGCTGTACCTGTTTGCTGAGGCCAACACTGAGGCAATCCAGGAGCAGATTACCAG GGTTCTTCTGGAGAGGCTGATTGTGAACCGGCCTCATCCCTGGGGACTGCTCATCACCTTCATCGAGCTCATCAAGAATCCCGCCTTCAAGTTCTGGAGCCACGACTTTGTACACTGTGCCCCGGAGATCGAGAA gttgtTCCAGTCAGTGGCTCAGTGCTGCATGGGGCAAAAGCAGGCTCAGCAGGTGATGGAGGGCACTGGtgccagttag